The Thermotoga sp. SG1 genome includes a window with the following:
- a CDS encoding carbohydrate ABC transporter permease — MGKRKNVIAYLFVSPWIIGFILFTGGPILAVILLSFCKWDLIAPPRWVGLENYIKMFRSESEFWMVLKFTLFYTLLSVIVSVGWALFTALLLNQKVKGVRVFSFFYFVPAVVPMIALTFAFQLIFNKELGVVNYLLTLIRIRNTPNWLMDPNYVTWLVAVLNIYTFYTGQMMLIFDSALKEVPKELYEAAEIDGAGPLTRFFRITLPTISPILLFNLVTATINSLSASFTLIYPLTGGGPGKVTQAISLDIYYNAFKTFRLGYASAEAVILFCISAVVSLLMFILSKKWVYYEV; from the coding sequence ATGGGAAAAAGAAAAAACGTTATAGCCTATCTTTTTGTGTCTCCATGGATCATAGGTTTCATTCTTTTCACTGGAGGACCTATTTTAGCAGTTATCCTCCTCAGCTTCTGTAAATGGGATTTAATAGCACCTCCAAGGTGGGTTGGTTTAGAGAACTATATCAAGATGTTTCGGAGTGAATCAGAATTCTGGATGGTCCTTAAATTCACACTTTTCTATACGTTACTCTCCGTCATTGTGTCTGTTGGTTGGGCACTCTTTACCGCTCTCCTTTTGAATCAAAAAGTGAAAGGAGTCAGAGTATTCAGTTTCTTCTATTTCGTGCCTGCCGTAGTACCGATGATTGCTTTAACTTTCGCGTTTCAGTTGATTTTCAACAAAGAATTGGGAGTGGTGAATTATCTGTTAACATTAATAAGGATTAGAAATACACCAAACTGGTTGATGGATCCAAATTATGTAACGTGGTTAGTTGCTGTTCTCAACATCTATACTTTCTACACGGGTCAGATGATGCTCATATTTGACAGTGCTTTGAAAGAGGTTCCCAAAGAACTCTACGAAGCGGCAGAGATAGATGGTGCAGGACCTTTAACAAGATTCTTTAGGATCACGTTACCAACGATATCTCCTATCCTCCTTTTCAACCTAGTTACTGCTACGATAAATTCTTTGAGTGCTTCATTCACCCTCATATATCCCCTCACAGGTGGTGGACCGGGGAAGGTCACTCAAGCGATAAGTTTGGATATATACTACAACGCCTTTAAAACTTTCAGATTGGGTTACGCGAGTGCGGAAGCAGTAATACTATTCTGTATTTCCGCGGTAGTGTCTTTATTGATGTTCATTTTGTCGAAAAAATGGGTCTACTACGAAGTCTAA